From Daucus carota subsp. sativus chromosome 6, DH1 v3.0, whole genome shotgun sequence, the proteins below share one genomic window:
- the LOC108224625 gene encoding uncharacterized protein LOC108224625 isoform X1, with the protein MQLPSDTVRNDEESDKDLSLIVPETVENATFHDVIEALEDDQNVCISTEKTDLIQAGDHKGSMILTLNTALLRSNDEEVNQDLSFEVLEKAENATKIDASIEAAEVLKDYKTVSTQIDGVIEPAEVPKDDNKLSIFTGLKDETETSDWTEFGDDDYVITDEEIKETVGCESLADKMSIEDEIEISDNIVMRKLLRWPRYFDLLDSGRGACYNCGEEGHTVVRCTMAKRRKPCFVCGSLEHNAKKCAKGHDCFICKKGGHRAKNCPEKNIAGLHLCARCLKCGQSGHGMFSCQSSYSSDDLKKIQCYICKEFGHLCCAKYTFTVGGKVSCYRCGQSGHTGLACNILRGERNEIESPNSCYKCGGGGHFALECTNSLKPYARLLRGPNKMESPSTCYKCGQGGHFARECTESIKAATRLRGGPNIQESPSSCYRCGGEGHFARECSNSPMATTRSQAGLYEMESSTSCYRCGGRGHFARECTSSIEAYTRLHEYQNGSGSPSSCYKCGEEGHFARECTTSAKSSKRNREFSFPKYKHSKRQQDSFGRKSWPGDLGKPCKRKRTRYEREFSTPVKSTTRRGWTTEHLGDLPRRKARNKGWNSPATPTSRHKKHQKSNGGDYSLDSRSTRKFQKFKFNNSN; encoded by the exons ATGCAATTGCCATCGGATACTGTTCGCAATGATGAAGAATCTGACAAAGATTTAAGCTTAATTGTCCCGGAGACGGTGGAAAATGCTACTTTCCATGATGTGATCGAAGCTCTAGAAGATGATCAAAATGTTTGTATATCGACTGAGAAAACCGATTTGATTCAAGCCGGGGATCACAAA GGATCAATGATATTGACCTTGAATACTGCTCTCCTGCGTAGCAATGATGAAGAAGTTAACCAAGACTTGAGCTTTGAAGTCTTGGAAAAAGCAGAAAATGCAACCAAAATTGATGCTAGCATAGAAGCAGCTGAAGTTCTAAAAGACTATAAAACTGTAAGCACTCAAATTGATGGCGTAATAGAACCAGCTGAAGTTCCGAAAGATGATAACAAGTTAAGCATCTTTACTGGATTAAAGGATGAAACTGAGACAAGTGATTGGACTGAATTTGGTGACGATGACTAT gtGATTACTGACGAGGAAATAAAGGAGACAGTTGGATGTGAATCTCTGGCGGATAAAATGTCGATTGAAGATGAAATTGAGATATCTGATAATATTGTGATGCGGAAGCTTCTT CGATGGCCTAGGTACTTTGATCTTCTAGATAGCGGCCGGGGAGCATGCTATAATTGTGGCGAAGAAGGACATACTGTTGTGCGTTGTACAATGGCTAAGCGTAGGAAACCTTGCTTTGTTTGTGGGAGCTTGGAACATAATGCAAAGAAGTGTGCTAAG GGACACGATTGTTTTATCTGCAAAAAAGGAGGCCATCGTGCAAAAAATTGCCCTGAAAAGAATATAGCTGGGCTACATTTATGTGCTAGATGTTTGAAATGTGGTCAATCAGGGCATGGAATGTTTTCATGCCAAAGCAGTTATTCTTCTGATGATCTCAAG aaaatacaGTGTTACATATGCAAGGAATTTGGCCATCTTTGTTGTGCCAAGTATACATTTACTGTTGGTGGGAAGGTTTCTTGTTACCGATGTGGTCAATCTGGTCATACTGGTTTG GCATGCAATATATTGCGTGGAGAACGGAACGAAATTGAATCACCTAATTCCTGCTACAAATGTGGTGGAGGAGGACATTTTGCTCTTGAATGCACAAATTCGTTGAAG CCATATGCAAGGTTGTTAAGGGGGCCAAATAAAATGGAATCACCTAGCACATGCTACAAATGTGGGCAAGGAGGACATTTTGCTCGTGAATGTACTGAATCAATCAAG GCTGCCACAAGATTGCGTGGAGGACCAAATATACAGGAGTCACCTAGTTCATGCTATCGATGTGGTGGTGAAGGACATTTTGCTCGTGAATGCAGTAATTCACCTATG GCAACCACTAGGTCGCAGGCAGGGCTATATGAAATGGAGTCATCTACTTCATGTTATAGATGTGGTGGCAGAGGACATTTTGCTCGTGAATGCACTAGTTCAATAGAG GCATACACAAGGCTGCATGAGTATCAAAATGGTTCAGGGTCTCCTAGCTCATGCTACAAGTGTGGTGAAGAAGGGCATTTTGCTCGTGAATGCACTACTTCAGCAAAG AGTTCAAAGAGAAATCGTGAGTTTTCGTTTCCAAAATATAAGCATTCAAAGCGGCAGCAAGACTCCTTTGGCAGGAAGTCATGGCCTGGTGATCTGGGTAAGCCTTGTAAAAGGAAAAGAACCCGGTATGAAAGAGAATTTAGTACACCTGTCAAATCTACCACCCGCAGGGGTTGGACCACTGAACACCTTGGAGACTTGCCCCGACGGAAAGCCAGAAACAAAGGTTGGAATTCTCCTGCAACCCCAACCAGTAGGCACAAGAAACATCAAAAGTCAAATGGTGGCGATTATTCATTAGATTCTCGTTCTACCAGAAAGTTTCAGAAGTTTAAATTTAACAATTCAAATTGA
- the LOC108224625 gene encoding uncharacterized protein LOC108224625 isoform X2 codes for MQLPSDTVRNDEESDKDLSLIVPETVENATFHDVIEALEDDQNVCISTEKTDLIQAGDHKGSMILTLNTALLRSNDEEVNQDLSFEVLEKAENATKIDASIEAAEVLKDYKTVSTQIDGVIEPAEVPKDDNKLSIFTGLKDETETSDWTEFGDDDYVITDEEIKETVGCESLADKMSIEDEIEISDNIVMRKLLRWPRYFDLLDSGRGACYNCGEEGHTVVRCTMAKRRKPCFVCGSLEHNAKKCAKGHDCFICKKGGHRAKNCPEKNIAGLHLCARCLKCGQSGHGMFSCQSSYSSDDLKKIQCYICKEFGHLCCAKYTFTVGGKVSCYRCGQSGHTGLACNILRGERNEIESPNSCYKCGGGGHFALECTNSLKPYARLLRGPNKMESPSTCYKCGQGGHFARECTESIKAATRLRGGPNIQESPSSCYRCGGEGHFARECSNSPMAYTRLHEYQNGSGSPSSCYKCGEEGHFARECTTSAKSSKRNREFSFPKYKHSKRQQDSFGRKSWPGDLGKPCKRKRTRYEREFSTPVKSTTRRGWTTEHLGDLPRRKARNKGWNSPATPTSRHKKHQKSNGGDYSLDSRSTRKFQKFKFNNSN; via the exons ATGCAATTGCCATCGGATACTGTTCGCAATGATGAAGAATCTGACAAAGATTTAAGCTTAATTGTCCCGGAGACGGTGGAAAATGCTACTTTCCATGATGTGATCGAAGCTCTAGAAGATGATCAAAATGTTTGTATATCGACTGAGAAAACCGATTTGATTCAAGCCGGGGATCACAAA GGATCAATGATATTGACCTTGAATACTGCTCTCCTGCGTAGCAATGATGAAGAAGTTAACCAAGACTTGAGCTTTGAAGTCTTGGAAAAAGCAGAAAATGCAACCAAAATTGATGCTAGCATAGAAGCAGCTGAAGTTCTAAAAGACTATAAAACTGTAAGCACTCAAATTGATGGCGTAATAGAACCAGCTGAAGTTCCGAAAGATGATAACAAGTTAAGCATCTTTACTGGATTAAAGGATGAAACTGAGACAAGTGATTGGACTGAATTTGGTGACGATGACTAT gtGATTACTGACGAGGAAATAAAGGAGACAGTTGGATGTGAATCTCTGGCGGATAAAATGTCGATTGAAGATGAAATTGAGATATCTGATAATATTGTGATGCGGAAGCTTCTT CGATGGCCTAGGTACTTTGATCTTCTAGATAGCGGCCGGGGAGCATGCTATAATTGTGGCGAAGAAGGACATACTGTTGTGCGTTGTACAATGGCTAAGCGTAGGAAACCTTGCTTTGTTTGTGGGAGCTTGGAACATAATGCAAAGAAGTGTGCTAAG GGACACGATTGTTTTATCTGCAAAAAAGGAGGCCATCGTGCAAAAAATTGCCCTGAAAAGAATATAGCTGGGCTACATTTATGTGCTAGATGTTTGAAATGTGGTCAATCAGGGCATGGAATGTTTTCATGCCAAAGCAGTTATTCTTCTGATGATCTCAAG aaaatacaGTGTTACATATGCAAGGAATTTGGCCATCTTTGTTGTGCCAAGTATACATTTACTGTTGGTGGGAAGGTTTCTTGTTACCGATGTGGTCAATCTGGTCATACTGGTTTG GCATGCAATATATTGCGTGGAGAACGGAACGAAATTGAATCACCTAATTCCTGCTACAAATGTGGTGGAGGAGGACATTTTGCTCTTGAATGCACAAATTCGTTGAAG CCATATGCAAGGTTGTTAAGGGGGCCAAATAAAATGGAATCACCTAGCACATGCTACAAATGTGGGCAAGGAGGACATTTTGCTCGTGAATGTACTGAATCAATCAAG GCTGCCACAAGATTGCGTGGAGGACCAAATATACAGGAGTCACCTAGTTCATGCTATCGATGTGGTGGTGAAGGACATTTTGCTCGTGAATGCAGTAATTCACCTATG GCATACACAAGGCTGCATGAGTATCAAAATGGTTCAGGGTCTCCTAGCTCATGCTACAAGTGTGGTGAAGAAGGGCATTTTGCTCGTGAATGCACTACTTCAGCAAAG AGTTCAAAGAGAAATCGTGAGTTTTCGTTTCCAAAATATAAGCATTCAAAGCGGCAGCAAGACTCCTTTGGCAGGAAGTCATGGCCTGGTGATCTGGGTAAGCCTTGTAAAAGGAAAAGAACCCGGTATGAAAGAGAATTTAGTACACCTGTCAAATCTACCACCCGCAGGGGTTGGACCACTGAACACCTTGGAGACTTGCCCCGACGGAAAGCCAGAAACAAAGGTTGGAATTCTCCTGCAACCCCAACCAGTAGGCACAAGAAACATCAAAAGTCAAATGGTGGCGATTATTCATTAGATTCTCGTTCTACCAGAAAGTTTCAGAAGTTTAAATTTAACAATTCAAATTGA